In Halococcus salifodinae DSM 8989, one DNA window encodes the following:
- a CDS encoding uracil-xanthine permease family protein produces MSGDTSTEKAGAHESSMVEYGIDDKPPLGQSALLGVQHWLTMIGSTIAIPLVLAGAIGFDAAQTAQLVATFFVVSGVATLAQATIGNRYPIVQGGTFSMLGPALAIVAVLATGDAAPTTMIRELQGAVIVAGLVEVAIGYLGIFGRLKRYVGPLVIAVVIALIGLALLTVPQITSPTNNWYLVGLTLALIVLFSQYLDGYSRIFKLFPVLLGLGGAYLFAVVLSVTGLVPGLVDLSPVANAPPLRAITPFQWGLPLFTTSFIAGMIAGMLASAIESFGDYHSVARMAGEGAPNARRVNHGLGMEGLGNIFAGIMGTGNGSTSYTENIGAIGITGVASRYVVQVGAVVMIVVGFVGYFGALVTTIPSAIVGGLFLAMFAQIVGVGLSQLQYVDLNQNRNVFVLGFGLFAGLSIPEYVTNVQNASDISLEAGLASVPVFGAVLGLPTVAQTLGIILGTPIAVGGIAAFVLDNTIPGTAEERGLTAWEEITEDDDAFTPYHARFFGGESREPDVAND; encoded by the coding sequence ATGAGCGGAGACACCAGCACCGAGAAAGCGGGGGCACACGAGAGCAGCATGGTCGAGTACGGGATCGACGACAAGCCGCCGCTCGGCCAGTCGGCGCTGCTCGGCGTCCAGCACTGGCTGACGATGATCGGGTCGACGATCGCGATCCCGCTCGTGCTCGCGGGGGCGATCGGGTTCGACGCCGCACAGACCGCCCAGCTCGTGGCGACGTTCTTCGTGGTTTCGGGGGTCGCGACGCTCGCGCAGGCCACGATCGGGAACCGCTACCCGATCGTCCAGGGCGGGACGTTCTCGATGCTGGGACCCGCACTCGCGATCGTCGCGGTGCTCGCGACGGGCGACGCCGCCCCGACGACGATGATCCGCGAGCTCCAGGGAGCGGTCATCGTCGCCGGTCTCGTCGAGGTCGCGATCGGCTATCTCGGGATCTTCGGCCGACTCAAGCGGTACGTCGGCCCGCTCGTGATCGCGGTGGTGATCGCGCTGATCGGGCTCGCGCTCCTCACTGTCCCGCAGATCACCAGCCCGACGAACAACTGGTATCTCGTCGGATTGACGCTCGCGCTCATCGTGCTGTTCTCGCAGTACCTCGACGGCTACTCCCGAATCTTCAAACTGTTTCCCGTTCTGTTGGGACTCGGCGGAGCGTACCTGTTCGCCGTCGTCCTCTCGGTCACCGGGCTCGTCCCCGGTCTCGTGGATCTGAGTCCGGTCGCGAACGCGCCCCCGCTCCGCGCGATCACCCCGTTTCAGTGGGGGCTCCCGCTGTTTACGACCTCCTTCATCGCGGGGATGATCGCCGGGATGCTCGCCTCGGCCATCGAGAGCTTCGGGGACTATCACTCGGTCGCCCGGATGGCTGGTGAGGGCGCACCCAACGCGCGGCGGGTCAATCACGGGCTCGGTATGGAGGGGCTCGGCAACATCTTTGCGGGCATCATGGGAACCGGCAACGGCTCGACCTCCTACACCGAGAACATCGGTGCGATCGGGATCACGGGGGTGGCCTCGCGGTACGTCGTCCAGGTCGGCGCGGTCGTGATGATCGTCGTCGGGTTCGTCGGCTACTTCGGGGCGCTGGTGACGACGATCCCGAGCGCGATCGTCGGGGGGCTGTTCCTCGCGATGTTCGCCCAGATCGTCGGAGTCGGCCTCTCACAGCTCCAGTACGTCGATCTCAACCAGAACCGGAACGTGTTCGTGCTCGGCTTCGGCCTGTTCGCCGGGCTGTCGATCCCGGAGTACGTCACCAACGTCCAGAACGCCTCGGACATCTCGCTCGAAGCTGGCCTCGCGAGCGTCCCCGTCTTCGGTGCAGTGCTCGGCCTTCCCACGGTCGCCCAGACGCTCGGGATCATCCTCGGCACGCCGATCGCCGTCGGCGGTATCGCCGCGTTCGTGCTCGACAACACGATCCCTGGCACCGCCGAGGAACGCGGCCTGACCGCGTGGGAGGAGATCACCGAAGACGACGACGCGTTCACGCCGTATCACGCACGATTCTTCGGCGGGGAGTCGAGAGAACCCGACGTCGCCAACGACTGA
- a CDS encoding phosphate uptake regulator PhoU yields MEIRKVQLSGGTTYTVSLPKSWATEHRIDAGSAVRLHPKGNGSLLVESAGDTGGDERTTTVDSGGLDRDGLARTIHALYVVGVDRIRLVDDTTHSTERRSTITRLAGQLSGLEVLETTDTEITLRSLLDPGSVSIHKSVLRLKLITLGMARDAMRAFVTGDRSLADTVIERDDEADKLFAMVTRYFRRSLSDLAVIDELDHSRDELFEYYYVARQFERIADHAEKIARLANEDALTDDLDETLSSYADRARTIVDHAADVALSNAHVGMAYDTTANRDALVDEITAFSHELHGRGEPEEIHRVGLVLDSIERTAEYGANIAEMAVQRTARQGELPDA; encoded by the coding sequence ATGGAGATACGGAAGGTCCAGCTCTCCGGCGGGACCACGTACACCGTCTCGTTGCCGAAGTCGTGGGCGACCGAACACCGGATCGACGCGGGATCGGCCGTGCGTCTCCATCCGAAGGGGAACGGCTCGCTGCTCGTCGAGTCGGCAGGTGATACTGGTGGTGACGAACGGACCACGACCGTCGACAGCGGCGGCCTCGATCGGGACGGGCTCGCGCGGACGATCCACGCGCTCTACGTCGTCGGCGTCGATCGGATCCGACTCGTCGACGATACCACCCACTCGACCGAGCGTCGGAGCACGATCACGCGTCTTGCCGGGCAGCTGAGCGGGCTCGAAGTGCTCGAAACTACCGACACCGAGATCACGCTCCGGAGCCTGCTCGATCCGGGAAGCGTCTCGATTCACAAGAGCGTGCTGCGACTGAAGCTCATCACGCTCGGAATGGCCCGGGACGCGATGCGAGCGTTCGTGACCGGTGATCGATCGTTGGCCGACACCGTGATCGAGCGCGACGACGAGGCCGACAAGCTGTTCGCGATGGTCACACGGTACTTCCGGCGGTCGCTTTCGGATCTCGCGGTGATCGACGAGCTCGATCACTCGCGTGACGAGCTCTTCGAGTACTACTACGTCGCCCGGCAGTTCGAACGGATCGCGGACCACGCCGAGAAGATCGCCCGACTCGCCAACGAGGACGCCCTCACCGACGACCTCGACGAGACGCTCTCCTCGTACGCCGACCGCGCGCGGACGATCGTCGATCACGCTGCCGATGTCGCGCTCTCGAACGCCCACGTCGGGATGGCGTACGACACAACCGCCAACCGTGACGCACTCGTCGATGAGATCACCGCGTTCAGTCACGAACTCCACGGTCGCGGCGAACCGGAGGAGATCCATCGAGTGGGCCTCGTGCTCGACAGCATCGAGCGAACGGCCGAATACGGAGCCAATATCGCCGAAATGGCCGTCCAGCGGACCGCGCGTCAGGGCGAACTCCCCGACGCGTAA
- a CDS encoding dihydroorotase yields the protein MTRADLRVVDARVVTPSGTMPGGVAAADGRIVAVGTEANLPDADREIDADGNYLIPGFIDPHVHWGLSRYEFEDYHAGLEHDFETETRGAVHGGVTTVVNFLLQREPYLPDMEFFREVGRENSYIDFAYHAIVHQDHHVEEIEGLVDEGIRSFKVFFNWYKHASPELGIDHSDAGRVYQVLDTVSDVNGGVVMFHAENEDLAYERRQELQDEGRNDLEAWTEASPNVAEAMQIEQIGRLTEYTDSRAYIVHMSTAEGVDVCERFQDRGVNLHAETLPAFLAHTNDEDLGVWGKISPPLRKERSKKRLWEGLRTGVVDYLGTDHCPHKIEFKEKGEGKYGDMWDAIPGDNNGIEYFLPVMMSEGVNENRLSMERVVEVCAENNAKRWGLYPRKGALVEGADADMVIVDLEKSRVVDDEFYHTMEPGYSTFHGDELTGLPTHTIVAGEVVVENDELQVEPGDREYLPRGESGVPMQSPE from the coding sequence ATGACACGAGCAGACTTGCGCGTGGTCGACGCACGAGTGGTGACGCCGAGCGGCACGATGCCAGGCGGCGTCGCGGCCGCCGACGGTCGGATCGTCGCGGTGGGAACCGAAGCGAACCTCCCCGATGCCGATCGAGAGATCGACGCCGACGGCAACTACCTCATCCCGGGATTCATCGATCCGCACGTCCACTGGGGACTCTCGCGCTACGAGTTCGAGGACTATCACGCAGGTCTCGAACACGACTTCGAAACCGAGACCCGGGGTGCGGTCCACGGCGGGGTCACCACGGTCGTGAACTTCTTGCTCCAGCGCGAGCCGTACCTCCCCGACATGGAGTTCTTCCGCGAGGTCGGGCGCGAGAACTCCTACATCGACTTCGCGTACCACGCGATCGTCCATCAGGATCACCACGTCGAAGAGATCGAGGGGCTGGTCGACGAGGGGATCCGGTCGTTCAAGGTGTTCTTCAACTGGTACAAGCACGCGAGTCCCGAGCTCGGGATCGATCACTCCGACGCCGGGCGGGTGTACCAGGTGCTCGATACGGTTTCGGACGTCAATGGGGGAGTGGTGATGTTCCACGCCGAAAACGAGGACCTCGCCTACGAGCGCCGCCAGGAACTCCAGGACGAGGGACGCAACGACCTCGAAGCGTGGACGGAGGCCTCGCCGAACGTCGCCGAGGCGATGCAGATAGAGCAGATCGGGCGGCTCACGGAGTACACCGACTCCCGGGCGTACATCGTCCATATGAGCACCGCCGAAGGAGTCGACGTCTGCGAGCGATTTCAGGATCGGGGCGTCAACCTCCACGCCGAGACCTTGCCCGCCTTCCTCGCCCACACCAACGACGAGGATCTGGGGGTCTGGGGCAAGATCTCGCCGCCACTCCGGAAAGAACGGAGCAAGAAGCGGCTCTGGGAGGGGCTCCGGACCGGCGTGGTCGACTATCTCGGTACCGACCACTGCCCGCACAAGATCGAGTTCAAGGAGAAAGGCGAAGGGAAGTACGGCGACATGTGGGACGCGATCCCCGGCGACAACAACGGAATCGAGTACTTCCTGCCGGTGATGATGAGCGAGGGCGTCAACGAGAACCGGCTCAGTATGGAGCGGGTAGTGGAAGTCTGCGCGGAAAACAACGCCAAGCGCTGGGGACTCTACCCGCGAAAGGGCGCGCTCGTCGAGGGCGCGGACGCCGACATGGTGATCGTCGACCTCGAAAAAAGTCGTGTCGTCGACGACGAGTTCTACCACACGATGGAACCAGGCTACTCCACCTTCCACGGCGACGAACTCACCGGCCTACCGACCCACACCATCGTCGCCGGCGAGGTCGTCGTCGAGAACGACGAACTCCAGGTCGAGCCAGGCGACCGCGAGTACCTCCCCCGGGGCGAGAGCGGCGTTCCGATGCAGAGTCCCGAATAG
- a CDS encoding CoxG family protein, translating into MMEFDGEFTSDHPRDDLWNYFTDPAILADCAPGCDEITMESPGELSATITVGVGSVKPTFDVDMTVTRADAPAILEMEVGGDASRNSFEAVTEMCLVEDGDGTTATWEARTNVAGLIASMGQRALGSVAARIVNNFFEDLEAKADEGVPAESKLEAKPEAEASIEN; encoded by the coding sequence ATGATGGAATTCGACGGCGAGTTCACCTCGGATCACCCGCGTGACGATCTCTGGAACTACTTCACCGATCCCGCAATCCTCGCCGACTGCGCGCCAGGCTGTGACGAGATCACGATGGAATCGCCCGGCGAGCTGTCGGCGACCATCACGGTCGGTGTCGGCAGCGTCAAGCCGACGTTCGACGTCGATATGACCGTCACGCGCGCCGACGCGCCCGCAATCCTCGAGATGGAGGTCGGTGGCGACGCGAGCCGGAACTCTTTCGAGGCCGTCACCGAGATGTGCCTCGTCGAGGATGGCGACGGGACGACCGCCACGTGGGAGGCCCGCACGAACGTCGCCGGACTCATCGCCAGCATGGGCCAGCGCGCGCTCGGCAGCGTTGCTGCCCGGATCGTGAACAACTTCTTCGAGGATCTCGAAGCGAAAGCCGACGAAGGCGTTCCTGCCGAGTCGAAGCTCGAAGCCAAACCCGAGGCCGAAGCCTCGATCGAGAACTGA
- a CDS encoding cobyric acid synthase, with protein sequence MSSTILVAGTASHVGKSTVVAGLCRRLAREGVAVAPYKAQNMSNNARAVVTADGVAGAKRRPSEDDETSTDGWGEIGVSQYVQARAAGVTPTTDMNPVLLKPRGDAESQLVIDGEAVGHYAAGTYYDDHWERAREAAKSAHDRLAADHEVIVAEGAGSIAEINLHDRDLANVETARFADASILLLADIERGGAFASAYGTLELMPDDLRERVMGVVFTKFRGDRSILEPGIEELERKTGIPVLDVLRYDDPGLPAEDSVSLPAEGEPRVLGDDDGVADGAAVTVVVPRLPRISNFTDLEPLARVPGIRVSYVPLDADLAAADAVVIPGTKNTVDDLLALREAGFDEALARVSGPIVGLCGGYQMLGERITNAAIEGTGDRSVVEGLGLLPVETEFSREKCVERVTRDIDGSGPIAGASGTVAGYEIHMGETAATAAVERPLGEGSAATDRVLGTYLHGLFENATVRDTFVDSVFRRAGKRRPRPEDKKHSPYERAATLVDGLPLDPE encoded by the coding sequence ATGAGTTCGACCATCCTCGTCGCGGGCACCGCGAGCCACGTCGGCAAGTCCACCGTGGTCGCCGGCCTCTGTCGTCGTCTCGCGCGCGAGGGCGTCGCGGTCGCGCCGTACAAGGCCCAGAACATGAGCAACAACGCCCGCGCGGTCGTGACCGCCGACGGCGTCGCGGGCGCGAAGCGCCGGCCGTCCGAGGACGACGAAACGTCCACCGACGGCTGGGGCGAGATCGGGGTCTCGCAGTATGTCCAGGCCCGCGCTGCGGGCGTCACGCCGACGACCGACATGAATCCCGTGCTCCTCAAACCCCGCGGCGACGCCGAGAGCCAACTCGTGATCGACGGCGAGGCCGTCGGCCATTACGCCGCTGGGACGTACTACGACGACCACTGGGAGCGCGCCCGCGAGGCCGCAAAATCGGCCCACGACCGTCTCGCAGCCGATCACGAGGTGATCGTGGCCGAGGGCGCGGGCTCGATCGCGGAGATCAATCTCCACGACCGTGATCTCGCGAACGTCGAGACTGCGCGGTTCGCCGACGCGTCGATCCTGCTGCTCGCGGACATCGAGCGCGGCGGCGCGTTCGCAAGCGCCTACGGCACGCTCGAACTCATGCCCGACGATCTCCGCGAACGAGTGATGGGCGTCGTCTTCACCAAGTTCCGCGGCGACCGTTCGATCCTCGAACCGGGGATCGAAGAGCTGGAGCGAAAAACCGGAATTCCAGTCCTCGATGTCCTCCGGTACGATGATCCCGGTCTCCCTGCTGAGGACAGTGTCTCGTTGCCAGCAGAAGGCGAACCTCGCGTGCTGGGCGACGATGACGGCGTGGCGGACGGGGCCGCGGTGACCGTCGTGGTCCCCCGGCTGCCCCGAATCTCGAACTTCACCGATCTCGAACCGTTGGCGCGCGTGCCAGGCATCAGAGTCAGTTACGTGCCGCTCGACGCCGACCTCGCGGCCGCTGACGCGGTCGTGATCCCCGGAACCAAAAACACCGTCGACGATCTACTGGCGCTTCGAGAGGCCGGCTTCGACGAGGCGCTCGCCAGGGTGTCGGGCCCGATCGTCGGGCTGTGTGGTGGCTACCAGATGCTCGGCGAGCGGATCACGAACGCCGCCATCGAGGGCACGGGCGATCGATCGGTCGTCGAAGGGCTCGGTCTGTTGCCCGTCGAAACCGAGTTCTCCCGAGAGAAGTGCGTCGAACGCGTCACTCGGGACATCGACGGATCCGGCCCGATCGCTGGCGCGAGCGGTACCGTCGCAGGCTACGAGATCCACATGGGTGAAACCGCCGCCACCGCGGCCGTCGAGCGTCCCCTCGGCGAGGGCAGCGCCGCGACCGATCGCGTCCTCGGCACGTATCTCCACGGGCTGTTCGAGAACGCGACCGTGCGCGACACGTTCGTCGACAGCGTGTTTCGGCGCGCCGGCAAACGGCGTCCACGGCCCGAAGACAAGAAGCACTCGCCGTACGAGAGGGCCGCAACACTGGTCGACGGTCTCCCTCTTGATCCAGAGTGA
- a CDS encoding CocE/NonD family hydrolase: protein MGSQSEYGVSAELNVPVETRDGIELATDIYRPADPDTNEPIDDPKPALLDRTPYGKRGRMERHGEWYAERGYVVAIQDCRGRFDSEGEYYIFVDEPEDGYDTVEWLADRPYCDGQVGTIGTSYGAWVQSAIATQDPPHLEAMFVNQGAANGREATFRHNGAFELRWLCWALTLGGGFAKRALENSDVQALLANVDVRDVLADGPIQQGQSPLRHIPNYEEWAFDIMTQGAASDELWQSPGIDFERHYDGMADVPTVYAGAWYDSYTKATCDNFAALAERKDADQFLLMGPWTHGWNGYPLPSWNKPYSGELAFGEAALRDYQETRLRFFDHYLKDEDSWSDQATVEFFRMGTGDGGRTTDGRLFHGGEWSTADEWPPNDVEQTTYYAHGDGTLATAEPDSDGGATSYEFDPKDPVPTLGGNCSSYITYEPREENLIEYPLAERNLHDITGRGGFDQRTREDTFGAEPPYGPLEHRDDVLVFRTPPLDEPVEIVGPIRVRVHGETDAPDTDFTAKLIEEYPPSDGFPNGFALNLADSICRARYRGYRDEPDFVDPGEVYEFVMEPYPTANVFAAGHRIRLDISSSNFPRFDVNHNTGGPLYGDREYQVATNTVHHSADHPTRIELPVRRT, encoded by the coding sequence ATGGGCAGTCAATCGGAGTACGGAGTCTCCGCCGAACTGAACGTTCCCGTCGAGACGCGTGACGGAATCGAACTCGCGACCGACATCTATCGGCCGGCGGATCCGGACACGAACGAACCGATCGACGATCCGAAACCAGCGCTGCTCGACCGGACGCCGTACGGAAAGCGGGGGCGGATGGAGCGCCACGGCGAGTGGTACGCCGAACGCGGCTACGTCGTCGCGATCCAGGACTGTCGTGGCCGGTTCGACAGTGAGGGCGAGTACTACATCTTCGTCGACGAACCAGAGGACGGCTACGATACGGTGGAATGGCTCGCCGACCGCCCCTACTGTGACGGTCAGGTCGGCACGATCGGCACTTCGTATGGAGCATGGGTCCAGAGCGCGATCGCGACCCAGGATCCACCCCACCTCGAAGCGATGTTCGTGAACCAGGGGGCCGCCAATGGGAGAGAGGCGACCTTCCGACACAACGGCGCGTTCGAACTCCGGTGGCTCTGCTGGGCGCTCACCCTCGGCGGCGGGTTCGCGAAGCGCGCCCTGGAGAACTCGGATGTTCAGGCGCTCCTCGCGAACGTCGACGTTCGGGACGTGCTCGCTGACGGGCCGATCCAGCAGGGTCAGTCCCCGCTGCGACACATCCCGAACTACGAGGAGTGGGCGTTCGACATCATGACGCAGGGGGCGGCGAGCGACGAACTCTGGCAGTCTCCCGGAATCGACTTCGAGCGCCACTACGACGGGATGGCCGACGTTCCCACCGTGTACGCGGGCGCGTGGTACGACTCCTACACCAAGGCGACCTGTGACAACTTCGCTGCGCTCGCGGAGCGGAAGGACGCGGATCAGTTCCTCCTGATGGGGCCGTGGACCCACGGCTGGAACGGGTATCCGCTGCCGTCGTGGAACAAACCCTACTCCGGTGAACTCGCCTTCGGCGAGGCCGCGCTTCGGGACTACCAGGAAACCCGCCTGCGCTTCTTCGATCACTACCTCAAGGACGAGGACTCGTGGAGCGACCAGGCCACGGTGGAGTTCTTCCGGATGGGGACCGGCGACGGCGGCCGGACCACCGACGGCCGGCTGTTCCACGGCGGGGAGTGGTCGACGGCCGATGAGTGGCCTCCGAACGACGTCGAACAGACCACCTACTACGCCCACGGCGACGGAACGCTTGCGACCGCCGAACCCGATTCCGATGGCGGCGCGACGAGCTACGAGTTCGATCCCAAAGATCCCGTCCCCACCCTCGGCGGCAACTGTTCGTCGTACATCACCTACGAACCCCGCGAGGAGAACCTGATCGAGTACCCGCTGGCCGAGCGCAACCTCCACGACATCACCGGTCGGGGCGGGTTCGATCAGCGCACTCGCGAGGACACCTTCGGCGCGGAGCCACCGTACGGCCCGCTGGAGCACCGCGACGACGTGCTCGTCTTCCGCACGCCCCCGCTCGACGAGCCGGTCGAGATCGTCGGCCCGATCCGGGTCCGGGTCCACGGAGAGACCGACGCCCCCGACACCGACTTCACTGCGAAGCTAATCGAGGAGTACCCACCCAGCGACGGGTTCCCGAACGGGTTCGCGCTCAACCTCGCGGACTCGATCTGTCGGGCGCGATACCGGGGCTACCGCGACGAGCCGGACTTCGTCGACCCCGGCGAGGTCTACGAGTTCGTGATGGAGCCGTACCCGACCGCAAACGTCTTCGCTGCGGGCCACCGGATCCGGCTCGACATCTCCTCGTCGAACTTCCCCCGGTTCGACGTGAACCACAACACCGGCGGTCCGCTCTACGGCGACCGCGAGTACCAGGTCGCGACGAACACCGTCCATCACAGCGCCGACCATCCGACCCGAATCGAGCTGCCGGTTCGACGGACCTGA
- a CDS encoding FAD binding domain-containing protein, whose translation MKPAAFQYHQPSSVTEATDLLAEHEHDAELMAGNQSLGIVMANRLATPEHIVDINGVDELDYVDVATERVTIGALTSHRTIETSAALADALPMFPAAAEQIAGPSVRNLGTLGGSVGEADPAGNYPAVLTALDGDLHVASADGERTVAASEYFIAYMFSDLAEDELITGVSVDREPFPAERTGMAFLEQKPAAQTWPTISAAAVIRIDDPDADAPVVEEARLALANAADVPLRVEDAEAAVEGESLVEAPLASAADAASEAAEPGEEMHADAEYKEELAGEYTRRSLETAYERAVDTTDTTTP comes from the coding sequence ATGAAACCGGCCGCGTTCCAGTACCACCAGCCGTCGTCGGTGACGGAGGCGACCGACCTCCTCGCGGAGCACGAACACGACGCCGAGTTGATGGCGGGCAACCAGTCGCTCGGGATCGTGATGGCGAATCGCCTGGCGACACCGGAGCATATCGTCGACATCAACGGTGTCGACGAACTCGACTACGTCGACGTTGCCACCGAACGGGTCACGATCGGCGCGCTGACGAGCCACCGCACCATCGAGACCTCGGCCGCCCTCGCCGACGCGCTGCCGATGTTCCCGGCGGCGGCCGAACAGATCGCCGGGCCGAGCGTCCGCAACCTCGGCACGCTTGGCGGGAGTGTGGGCGAAGCCGACCCTGCGGGGAACTATCCCGCTGTGCTCACCGCGCTCGACGGCGATCTCCACGTCGCGTCCGCGGACGGGGAGCGAACCGTCGCGGCGTCGGAGTACTTCATCGCGTACATGTTCTCCGACCTCGCGGAGGACGAGCTGATCACCGGCGTCTCCGTCGATCGGGAGCCGTTCCCGGCCGAACGCACGGGGATGGCATTCCTCGAACAGAAACCCGCGGCCCAGACGTGGCCGACGATCAGTGCGGCCGCGGTCATCCGCATCGACGACCCCGACGCGGACGCACCCGTCGTCGAGGAGGCACGGCTCGCGCTCGCGAACGCCGCCGACGTTCCGCTCCGCGTCGAGGATGCCGAGGCGGCCGTCGAGGGTGAATCGCTCGTCGAAGCACCACTCGCGTCGGCCGCCGACGCCGCGAGTGAGGCCGCCGAACCGGGCGAGGAGATGCACGCCGACGCCGAGTACAAAGAAGAGTTGGCCGGCGAGTACACCCGGCGCTCGCTCGAAACGGCGTACGAACGTGCGGTCGACACCACGGACACCACAACACCATGA